One Miscanthus floridulus cultivar M001 chromosome 11, ASM1932011v1, whole genome shotgun sequence DNA window includes the following coding sequences:
- the LOC136494472 gene encoding probable purine permease 11: MADDNNGGNSNSGGANANTTAEVQIQIPGPSKTEAPATQEGPSGSSKAKNWKRWFVVAADAIFLSVGQTSATLLGRYYYSQGGNSKWLSTFVQTAGFPILFFVLFFFPSKSSSSETPIGKTTMIYIVLGLIITADNMMYSHGLWFLPVSTFSLICASQLAFNVFFSYVLTSQKLTGLIMNSVVLLTLAALLLGANHESHGPTGGVIGGKYLVGFLLTLGASGTYALILSLMQLTFENVIKKQTFSAVLNMQIYTALVATFASLVGLFASGEWMDLKEEMDRFQSGEFSYLMTLVWTSVSWQVASIGVVGLVFEVSSLFSNVISTFALPIVPLFGVMAFHDKMNGVKIIAMLISIWGFLSYLYQNYLDDKKARSA, from the exons ATGGCCGACGACAACAACGGTGGCAACAGCAACAGCGGAGGCGCCAATGCGAACACCACCGCCGAGGTTCAGATACAAATCCCGG GACCATCGAAAACCGAAGCTCCTGCAACTCAAGAAGGACCATCGGGAAGCTCAAAAGCTAAGAATTGGAAAAGGTGGTTTGTGGTGGCAGCGGATGCAATCTTCCTCAGTGTTGGTCAGACATCAGCAACACTGTTAGGGAGATACTACTACAGCCAAGGTGGCAACAGCAAGTGGCTATCAACATTTGTGCAGACTGCTGGCTTCCCTATATTGTTCTTCGTCTTGTTCTTTTTCCCTTCAAAGTCGTCTTCCAGCGAAACTCCGATCGGAAAAACTACCATGATATATATTGTCTTGGGGCTTATCATAACCGCGGACAACATGATGTATTCCCATGGGCTGTGGTTTCTTCCAGTCTCAACCTTTTCACTCATCTGTGCTAGTCAGTTGGCCTTCAACGTCTTTTTCTCATACGTCTTAACCTCTCAGAAACTCACCGGTTTAATCATGAACTCCGTGGTACTGCTTACCTTGGCTGCTTTACTCCTTGGAGCCAATCATGAATCTCATGGACCTACTGGTGGTGTCATAGGAGGAAAGTATCTTGTGGGTTTCCTGTTGACACTAGGAGCATCAGGCACCTACGCACTTATCCTTTCCCTTATGCAACTTACATTCGAGAATGTGATCAAGAAACAAACCTTCTCAGCAGTTTTAAACATGCAGATATATACTGCACTTGTGGCAACTTTTGCTTCTCTTGTTGGACTCTTTGCAAGTGGAGAATGGATGGATTTAAAAGAGGAGATGGATAGGTTCCAATCAGGAGAGTTCTCCTACCTGATGACACTGGTGTGGACATCCGTGTCTTGGCAGGTTGCTTCTATTGGAGTGGTGGGCTTGGTTTTTGAGGTATCGTCCTTGTTCTCGAATGTGATCAGCACATTTGCTCTACCTATTGTCCCTCTTTTTGGTGTGATGGCGtttcatgacaagatgaatgGAGTCAAGATCATAGCCATGCTAATTTCGATTTGGGGTTTTCTTTCATATCTCTATCAAAACTATCTCGATGATAAGAAAGCTAGAAGTGCATAG
- the LOC136492284 gene encoding receptor like protein 29-like, producing MDPAERETLLRVMESVSADRDWREAAGDDPCSSPWPGLECRPETTPGANNGGAARMHVARLDFKVPPNPTCKDTATFPVAVFALPELRALFLVGSFKNPDAVAAFALPPASNLSSSRLQQLSVRANPSLSGTLPPQLSSLRSLQVLTAHRVAERAGPGRRSAGHRRARGPRAPRPQLQAYNSLTGPIPSALGDLRGLDLSYNSFSDLSSNNLTGGVPSALTRVRALSNNGSWLSRSWRSATKGCATSGFPNRHRRIWGARTKSFLTKAIGILKWLLLTDFAMS from the coding sequence ATGGACCCCGCCGAGCGGGAGACGCTGCTCCGCGTCATGGAGTCCGTCTCCGCCGACCGCGACTGGCGCGAGGCCGCCGGCGACGACCCCTGCAGCTCGCCGTGGCCGGGGCTCGAGTGCAGGCCCGAGACTACTCCCGGCGCCAAtaacggcggcgcggcgcggatgCACGTCGCGCGCCTCGACTTCAAGGTGCCGCCCAACCCGACGTGCAAGGACACGGCGACGTTCCCGGTGGCCGTGTTCGCGCTGCCGGAGCTCCGTGCGCTGTTCCTCGTCGGGTCCTTCAAGAACCCCGACGCCGTGGCCGCCTTCGCTCTGCCGCCGGCGTCCAACCTGTCGTCGTCGCGTCTGCAGCAGCTCAGCGTCCGCGCGAACCCGTCGCTGTCCGGCACGCTGCCGCCGCAGCTGTCCAGCCTCCGGTCGCTGCAGGTGCTCACTGCTCACCGTGTCGCAGAACGCGCTGGTCCGGGGCGTCGTTCCGCGGGGCATCGACGAGCTCGCGGACCTCGTGCACCTCGACCTCAGCTACAAGCCTACAACTCCCTCACGGGCCCGATCCCGAGCGCGCTCGGCGACCTGCGCGGCCTCGACCTTAGCTACAACTCCTTCTCTGACCTCAGCTCCAACAACCTCACCGGCGGCGTCCCGTCCGCCCTCACCCGCGTCAGGGCTCTCAGCAACAACGGCAGCTGGCTCTCACGTTCCTGGCGCTCAGCAACAAAGGGATGCGCGACTTCTGGTTTTCCGAATCGGCATAGGAGGATTTGGGGCGCGCGCACGAAAAGTTTTTTGACGAAAGCGATTGGTATTTTGAAGTGGTTATTATTAACAGATTTTGCTATGTCTTGA
- the LOC136494265 gene encoding probable purine permease 11: MGDAGEIQLQIAGIRGQEAGGDDHGHRAENGGACRATEAPWPPLSKRLAWWAVVLINIVFILGGQGVATLLGRIYYDQGGNSLWMETVVQSCGTPLAIPLLLYFRFRTRPSSSVAAAANRPPLVKIAAIYAGLGVLLAGDNLMYSYGLLYLPMSTYSIICASQVSFNAVFAYFLNKEKFRALVLNSVVLLTFSAALVAMNHGSDETGSSIPKGKFPAGFALTLSASALFSLILSLTQLTFDEVLKSDTLRTVLEMQFWSNTAAACVSVAGLFASGEWRTIAGEMEAYKKGEVAYAMTLAWTAVSWQLCTMGLMGLVAAVSSLFTNVISTVGTPLSPVIAVIFLGDRMDGVKLMAMLIGVWGLLSYVYQHYLDDRAKAKKIAEKSDEQHQAAKISAE, translated from the exons ATGGGTGACGCTGGTGAAATTCAGCTGCAAATCGCAG GTATCCGAGGCCAAGAAGCTGGTGGAGACGATCATGGACACAGAGCAGAGAACGGTGGTGCATGTCGTGCAACTGAGGCGCCGTGGCCACCACTATCGAAACGGCTGGCGTGGTGGGCGGTGGTCCTTATCAACATCGTGTTCATTCTCGGCGGGCAGGGCGTGGCCACGCTCCTTGGCAGGATTTACTACGACCAGGGTGGCAACAGCCTGTGGATGGAGACGGTGGTGCAGTCCTGCGGCACGCCGCTCGCCATCCCGCTGCTCCTCTACTTCCGGTTCCGGACCAGGCCGTCCTCCTCCGTGGCGGCCGCGGCTAATCGGCCACCGCTCGTCAAGATCGCCGCCATCTACGCCGGCCTGGGCGTCCTCCTCGCCGGCGACAACCTGATGTACTCGTACGGCCTCCTGTACCTGCCGATGTCAACCTATTCGATCATCTGCGCGAGCCAGGTCTCGTTCAACGCCGTCTTCGCCTACTTCCTGAACAAGGAGAAGTTCCGGGCGCTCGTCCTCAACTCCGTCGTGCTGCTCACCTTCTCGGCCGCGCTTGTCGCCATGAACCACGGCTCGGACGAGACCGGCAGCAGCATCCCGAAGGGGAAGTTCCCGGCGGGGTTCGCGCTGACGCTGTCGGCGTCGGCGCTGTTCTCCCTGATCCTGTCCCTGACGCAGCTCACCTTCGATGAGGTGCTCAAGAGCGACACGCTCCGCACCGTGCTGGAGATGCAGTTCTGGAGCAACACCGCGGCGGCGTGCGTGTCCGTGGCCGGGCTGTTCGCCTCCGGGGAGTGGCGCACCATCGCCGGGGAGATGGAGGCGTACAAGAAGGGGGAGGTGGCGTACGCGATGACGCTGGCGTGGACGGCCGTCTCGTGGCAGCTGTGCACGATGGGCCTCATGGGGCTGGTCGCGGCGGTGTCATCGCTGTTCACCAACGTCATCAGCACGGTGGGCACGCCGCTGTCTCCGGTCATCGCCGTGATCTTCCTCGGCGACCGGATGGACGGGGTGAAGCTGATGGCCATGCTCATAGGAGTGTGGGGGCTCCTGTCCTACGTGTATCAGCACTACCTCGATGACCGTGCCAAGGCTAAGAAGATAGCCgagaaatctgacgaacaacaccAGGCTGCAAAAATCTCCGCGGAATAG